The Penaeus monodon isolate SGIC_2016 unplaced genomic scaffold, NSTDA_Pmon_1 PmonScaffold_4421, whole genome shotgun sequence genomic sequence GCAGAGGAGCACAGAGAGAGCAGcaggagagagagcaacagaagaCGCAGGAGCAGAGCAGCACGGATGACGAGCAGCAGAGATACATAGCAGCAGAGAGAGCAGGCACAGAGAGAGCAGCAAGAGCAGCAtcagagagagcagcagagagagagcaaagcagAGAAGAGCAGCGAGAAGAGCGCAGAGAAGCAGCAGAGAGGGCagcagagagagcagcagagagagaggtcagcagagagagagagagcagcagagagagcagcagagcgagagatgcaagagagagagcaggcacaTGAAGAGCAGCAGAAGGCAGCAAGAGAGCAGGCAGGGAGAGCACAGAGGATAGCTAGAGAGGCAGCAAgagtgagcagagagagagcacaaagagagagcgagagagcagcataggagagaggcagagtaagcacaagaagagcagagagagcatCAGAGAGAGCAGCAAGAGCAGAAGCAGCTAAGAGAGAGTACAAGAGAGAGCAGCACGAGAGGACTGCGCTAGACGAGAGCCCAGCAACGAGAGAGCAGCCGAGataacagcagagagagagagagcagcagagagagcagcagagaggcGCAGgcaagagacagcgagagagcagcagagagagcaagcaagagaGCAGCAAGAGGCGCagagagagcgcagagagagGCAGCAGAGAGGGCAGCAGAGAGAGCAGTCTAGAGTGGCAGCCAGATAGAGcagcgggaggaggagagaagagcgacaGGAGAGCagcaaagcgagagagagcagcagagagaatAGCATAGTAGAGCAGCAtcgagagatgcagagagagcaAGCAGAGAGTGAGCAGCAGGAGAGAGCAACAGAAAGACGCGCAGAGAGACATCAGAGGAGCGCAGAGAGAGAGCTCCGCAGGAGAGCAGCAGCGTAGATGCACGCAGAGAGAGGCAGcaagagagcagcagagagaggagagcagcagAGAGATCAGCAAGTAGAGCAGCAGAGTGAGAGCAACAGTAGGATCAGCAGAGAGAGAGCAttcagagagagagcaagagagccgCAGAGAAGAGCAGTCAGAGAAAGCaagcagagagatgagagcagcagagagagcagcagagagagcagcaggagagagcagaaagaggagcctcagagagagcagcagagagagcagagagagccgagagagcatcagagagagcaaaagagagagcagaagagagcaggcgagagagcgcgagagaggatCAGCAGAGAGAAGCAGcagagagagcaacagagagagagcaacagagagagagcagagggagcacagggagagcgagagagagcagcagagagggagcagcagagagagcaagtcagagagagcagcagaggagagcacagagagaggcgcaagagagcagcagagagacagcagagagagagcagcagagagacgcagagagagcagAAGTAGAGAGCAGCAGAGAGGGGCAGCAAGAGAGCCGCAGAGAGAAGCagcagagagagcagcagagagcagcagagagatgCATgcaggagaggcaagagagaagcgcagagagagcagaggagccgcaaggaggcagagagagctagagagcaagagagggcaTAAGcagagagagcacgagagggagcgagaggcaagcagagagagcagagatagagagagccagCAGAGAGAGCAGCAGATAGAGCAGCAGAGAGAAGAGCAGCAGAGAGAAGCATAGGAGAGAGCACAGAAGAGACCAGCAGAGAGTCagcagagagagcagcagagagagcagagagagggcaGCAGAGAGGTGTGCAACATAGCAAATCAGCAGATAGTGCCACGACGCGCTCAAAGGAGAAGCCAgcagagagagcatgagagggcGCAGAGAGACGCAGCAGGAGGGCACATAGCGAGGACATCAGGAGCAGCATGAGAGAGTCAGCAAGAGAGAGCATcagaggagagcagagaaagagcatcagagaggagcagaggagcaacagagagagagcagcagagagaggaggcagaaaaGTAGCAGcagagaggagcagagaagggcagcagagagagagcagcagagagagagcagcaagagagagcagcagagagaggcagagagagcgcagagagagacgcgagaggaggcagcagagagagagcagcaaggagagagcaagagagagcagagagaggcagCAGAGAGAGCGCACCCGCCTCTGGGCAACGGTGCGTGCGTTCCTTGTGTCCGATAGACTTGTACACGTCGCCAGTtggcctttctccctttcatataTTGCTAGCGCCAAGGTCGCTCGATCGCATCGGATATAGCGAATATCGGCGAACACTTTCCCGCGGAATCCGTTCTCATTatcttccgtccttccttctaTTGGCGATTGGTTCTCTGCGGATCCACATGCTTACAATTTCAGACTCATTCTGTTTGCGGTGTGTGCTGCGGATCTGTATTTGTTTTCCAGAATCGAAGTGTTGCGGATGATCTGTTTCGTATTGCGTTTGTTCCGGGAGCTATGGCCAACTCTGTATACACTCATACATCGCCACGCActgcacacacactccacacacacaacggcCTTCCAACAAAATACCTACCATACCAGCACACTTCACCACAGAGTGACGtttgcacactacacacacacactacacacacacgtccacactacagaaccacaccacacacacacacctcacaatcACAACGCTCACAGtgacacacaccactaacacctCACCTCACGACGCACACGACAGatccacactacacacataatttatagcTGGGTTATCgttcattactatatatagttatatatatataggatatttatatataattgtatatatgatatatatactatcatatatatatgattaatatatagatactatccTTCATACGTCAGATCTAGTACTACatcatatagtagtatattatatatatattatataatatatgtatatcatataattatactactatagtatatctaatatcgtatatatatcgtagatatatagttataatatttagTAGTCACTAAtgccattatatatttatatgtctatgcatataatagatagataattatagtatctattatatacttatgtatatataactagaaTATGCACTTAGATATactataagagatagagagagagggggcagcgagaagaagagagcaagagagagacagcaagagagagagcaagagaaagagcgggggcagaaaaagagcaagagagagaagagagagaaaaaaaaaaaaagagaaaggcaacaGGGGCAAGGGgccgagagagggaaaggaaaaagggggaagggaaccaGAAGGGGAGGCGCAAAAGAGCACAAGGGAGCGGAGAGACGAAAAGGGGGCAGCGGGGGAgcgaaaaccccccccaaagggccgCCCCCAAACAACCcgcacccccccaaccccaaccccaccacaaacaaacgaaaacacccgcaacccaaccccccccaacaccgctccaaacaaaaacccccccgggggggcccacgaaccaaacaattttttattaaaatttttttaaaaaggggaaaaaaaaaaaaaaaaaaccccaaacaaaaaaaaaaaaaaaaaaaaaaaaaaaaaaaaaaaaacaaattaataaaaaaaaaaaaataaataaatttaaattaaaaataaatataaaaaaaatttttaaaaaatttaatttatactttattttttaacaaaaataaaaattatatatatataatatttatatataatttaaaaaaaaaaaaaaaacaaaaaaaaattaataacaatatattttaaccaaaacaaaaaaaaaaaattaatatatattatatataaaaataaaatatatatatatatatgaatattatatataaatatatttttataatattatatataaataaaaaatgaaaaaaaaataataaaatttaatatctaaaaaaccccaaaacacttgaatatataaataaaaataaaaaaaaataattaaaaaaaataaaaaaattaaaaaaat encodes the following:
- the LOC119570916 gene encoding uncharacterized protein LOC119570916 → ERAERGASERAAERAERAERASERERAAERGRESAERDAR